TCTCTCACGTGAGTCCGGTCGGCACAGTGTGACGCTGGCGAGGGCCAAGCATACCAGAAAACATTCGGGTACACGCCATTGTCTTCGAAATCATGGCGCAGGACTGTAGCAGCGGGCCGGGCTGTGTTTGGGAAAGTGGATGAGGTTCAGGTGGTTGCGGCGAGCCCATTGCACGGTCAGCGCGGTGGGTGCGGAGAGGGTCACCAGTGTGCCGATCCGGGCGCGCACGGCCTTATGGATCAACTCCAGGCTGCAGCGGCTGGTCATCACCGCAAAGCCATCTCTCGGATCGATTTCGTCGGTCGCCATCGCACCAATGAGTTTATCCAGCGCATTGTGACGGCCGATATCTTCGCGACAAAGGATGATTTCTCCTGCCGGATTGGCATACAGAGCGGCATGCAGGGCGCCGCTTTGTCGCGCGGCAACCTGAGCCAGACGAATACGCTCGCGTAAACCTTCCAGGCTGGATGTCCGGGGCAGGGGGGCGGGTTGCAGCGGCTCAAGTTGGGGCAGGGCCTGCTCCAGGGCTTCCACACCACAGATCCCACACCCGCTGGTGCCCGCGAGCTGGCGGCGATTCTGCTTCATGGCCCAGAAAGCACGGTTCGAAATTTCAACAGCTGCATGGTGGGATTCGCACGCGGCCGTGATCTCGATATCATAAATTTCGCGAAAGGAGTGAACCATGCCGGTACTCAGGCTGAACCCTCTGACAAAATCTTCGAGGTTCCCCGGGGTGACCATCATCACGGCCTGATTGATGCCGTTATAACTAATGGATAAGGCTGACTCGCTCGCCAAGGCAAAATGTCCCACAGCTTGCTCTTCCCCCAGCGCCTGATAACAGAACAGATCCGGGAGCGGCGGTGCGGTGTTGATATCGTAAGCTTCGGACCGCTGTAACACGGGGTCATTCATGGTCATGCCTTCCTGTTGTGAGTTCTGTATTGATGGCCTTAAGGTGCAGTTGCAGTTGCAGTTGCTGTTTGGGCCACCTGAGCCGGGTATTCGGATGATGTGCATGTTGTTCGTCGCTGCCGGATTAAGCCGGTGAGGGCATTGCTCCGGTTGCAAAAATGGTTTTTGCTTCGGCAAAACATTGCTCAGCCAGTGCCGAGCGTGGCGCGGTCCGACGCATCAATAATCCGATGGGCGATTGCACATCCGCGCCGCGGATCGGCACGATCCGCAGGTGGTCATTCAGATCTTCCAGCCCGCTGCGCAGCGGCATCACGGCACAACAGATGCCGGCACTGACGGCCTGGATGAGCTGGAAGGTTGAATCGCCTTCCAGGACAATTTGCGGCACTAATCCCTTACTACTGAAACTCAGATCAATCGACTGCCGGTAATACATGCCTTTGGTCAGTAAACCAAGTGGGATTTGATCCAGTTGGTCCCAAGTGAGTTCGGGTTCAGAAAAATCAAAATGGCGTACATCATGCAGCAGCCCCATGCTGGTGGCAGAGAGCTTGATGACGTCGAAATGCGTGGTATCAACCTGCTCCAGATAGCACAAGCCCAGATCCAGCTGATTGCGATTGAGGCCATCAATCACCTGCTCTGATGTCATGGAAGACAACTGATAGCGGAGTTCGGGGAAACGTTGTGACAGGGGCTTGAGCAGTTGCATCGGATTCTGGCTCGCCAGCGGCACCATGCCCAGACGAAGGCTGCCGACTAACTGTCCGCGGCAGTTTGCAGCTTCTGCCTGCAGGCCGTCATGCGCGGCTAACACGGTTCTTGCCCAGGCGAGGATCCGCTCTCCGGCCTCGGTAAACCCTTCAAAGCGCTGGCCCCGCTCGATCAAGACCAGGTCGAGTTCATCTTCCAGATTCCGGATCCGCATCGATAGCGTCGGCTGTGTGATATGACACAGTGCTGCGGCCTGGCCGAAGTGGCGGGTCTGATCCAGGGCGATGAGGTATTTGAGTTGCTTGATATCCATAAAATTCCGGGTCACATTATCGCAGGCAGAGCGGCCACATATTGATCGTTGCATGGGGCTCAATGATCTGTCGCACGATGGTTGCTTATCTGGTGCTGTGTTTAATTGCGCACCATTTCATATGAGTCTTTCAGGATACACGAATATTGAAACGAGTGGGCTGTGGCCATGCCGAATCGATGGCCATGATTTCACGGGCGTACTGCAAGGCTGGGACGTCAGTGACCTTCTTCATCCGATCAATCTCGCCGTATACCAGATAAATCGCACCATCAATTTGATCTACATCAAGGGTAGGGTTGCGGTAAATTTGCGTCAAATGAGTTGTGTTTATGGTGTGATAGATATTATCTATCATTCGAGGCGATTCTGAGCCTCCTCGATGGACCGACATCTCAAAAAAGCAGTCGCTTACATCAGTGGTTTCGGGATTCTTGCGGGGAGGCGACCCTGCTTGCAGGCTTCGTGATAGATAATACTGATGAAAAGGTAAATGCTTTCAATTGGACGCGGCTTAGCGAAGTGAATAATCTTTGACACAAATCAAAGTAATTGCATGGCCATCTGCTGGGTTGCAATTGTCTGAACCACAATCAATGAGCGTCATACCGTTTGTTTGAGAAAGCCATTTGCCTCAGATAACAGCGCGTTTGAGAAAAACCCGTTCCTGATAACTCGTTTTTAGTCAAGCGTCCGGTGCCTTTATCAGAATCAGTACACTCGCTGTCTCGTTCATTGTTCTCGCCAATCGAGGAATACCTTCATGAGTCAAAAAGAACATATCAGAGATTATAAGGCTCCGGCCGGAGGATGGGGCGCGCTGAAAAGTGTCACCAAGAGCTGGCTGGGCAGCGAGAACGCCTTTCGTAACCTCAGAATCATGCTGAAAACGAACCAGAATGGTGGGTTTGACTGTCCGGGGTGTGCCTGGGGTGAATCGCCTGAAGATGGCATGGTGAAGTTCTGTGAGAATGGTGCGAAGGCCGTGAATTGGGAGGCGACCAGCCGACGGGTCGACCCGGACTTTTTTGCGACATACAGTGTGTCTGATTTAAAACAACAGACAGATTACTGGCTGGAATACCAGGGGCGTCTGACACACCCGATGCGCTATGACGCCACTACCGATCGCTACGTCGAAACGTCGTGGGAAGATGCTTTTGCGCTGATTGCGAAGCACCTGAACGATCTGGACTCACCCGATCAGGCAGAGTTCTATACCTCCGGCCGGGCCAGTAACGAAGCTGCTTATTTGTACCAGTTATTTGTGCGTGCTTTCGGGACCAATAACTTCCCGGATTGCTCGAATATGTGCCACGAAGCCAGCGCGATTGCGATGTTTGACACCATCGGCGTGGGTAAAGGGACGGTGGTGTTTCAGGATTTAGAAGAGGCTGATGCAATTTTTGTGATTGGCCAGAACCCCGGCACCAACCATCCGCGAATGCTGGATCCGCTGCGTGAAGCCGTCAAGCGCGGCGCGCAGGTGATTTGCCTGAACCCGTTGAAAGAACGCGGGCTGGAACGTTTTCAAAATCCACAGCTCCCGATTGAAATGTTGCGGAATGGCTCGGAACCAACCAACACTGCCTATTTCCGTCCGGCACTTGGCGGTGACATGGCCGTATTTCGTGGCATGGCGAAATTCTTGCTGAACTGGGATCGCGAAGCGCAGAAAAACGGCGAACCGGCGGTATTTGATCATGCCTTTATTCAAGAACATACCAGCGGCTTAGATGATTACCTGAACACGGTGGATGCGACAAGCTGGGCGCATATCGTCGAGCAATCCGGCTTAACTATCGAAGAGATTGAAGTACTGGCACGGATGTACCGCCGGGCTGACAAAGTGGTGATGTGCTGGGCGATGGGGCTGACCCAGCATCGTCACTCAGTGCCGATTATTCAGGAAATTGTGAACCTGCAATTGCTGCGCGGCAATGTCGGCAAGGCTGGGGCGGGATTGTCTCCGGTCCGTGGTCACAGTAATGTGCAGGGAGACCGCACCATGGGGATCAATGAGAACCCGTCGGAGGCGTTCCTCAATGCGCTGGAAAAACGCTTTCAGTTTCAAGTGCCGCGCATGCATGGCCACAACACGGTGCAGGCCATTCAGGCGATGGAGGAGAAACGTGCCAAAGTCTTTATCGGCCTGGGCGGAAACTTCGCCCAAGCTACACCGGATACCTCGAGAACACACGGCGCGCTCAGCAACTGTGAATTGACGGTGCATATCGCGACGAAACTGAATCGCTCTCATCTGGTCACCGGACGTGAGGCACTGATTTTGCCTTGTCTGGGACGAACTGAAATTGACCAGCAGGCCGAAGGACCGCAGGGCGTGACAGTGGAAGATACCTTCAGCATGGTCCATATCTCCTATGGTCAGTTGAAGCCGCGCTCACCACACCTGCGCTCTGAGCCTGCCATCCTGGCTGGCATCGCCAAGGCGACGCTGGGTGACCATCCGATCAGCTGGGAATGGGCAGTGGCAGACTACAGCCGGATCCGGGATTTGATTGCCGACACCATTGTGGGATTCACCGACTTCAATGAGAAGCTCAAACATCCGGGCGGTTTTTATCTGGGTAATGCAGCGGCGAAACGTGTGTGGCACACCCCGAGCGGCAAAGCGCAGTTCAGTGCGACCACACTGCCTGAGCAACTGGTGAATGAAGGCGTGCTGGCCAAAGGTGAACGCCCGGATCTGATCCTGCAAACCATGCGCTCACACGATCAATACAACACCACGCTATATGGCCTGGATGATCGCTACCGTGGGGTGTTCGGTCTGCGTGAAGTGGTGTTTGCCAATGAAGCCGATATTCGTCGACTGGGCTTTGAACCGGGGGAAAAAGTGGATCTGGTCTCGCTGTGGGATGATGGTCGTGAGCGCCGGGTGTCCGACTTTGTGCTGGTGGCTTATGATATACCGGCGGGTCAGGCTGCGGCGTACTATCCGGAAACGAACCCGCTGGTACCGCTGGAAAGCTACGGGGATCGCACGTTTACCCCGACCTCCAAGTTTATCGCGATCAAGCTGGAAAAGGCCAAGCCAAGCATGATGATCCCGACTCAGCAAAGCTAGCAAAACAACGGAACCACGTATCAATAACGGCGTCGCAGATCGGAAACGATCTGCGGCGTTTTTTGATTGAGCGGGTGGTTCTCGTGAGCGTTTTCAGGGCTGCGCTTTGAGCGTCTGATAGCCGGCCCAGATCCGGGTCGTGGTGGTGATCCAACACAGCGTACCGAAGACCCAGGCGATCAGCGCAAAGTACTGCGGCAGCAAACAGCACAATACGAAGCAGGCAATGGTTTCGGTGCCTTCGGTCAGCCCGCCGATATAGTACAGTGATTTTTGCTGGTAGACCGGGCTTTCCAGATTGCGTTTACTGGCCATCACCGCAAAGGCCAGAAAGCTGGATCCGGTTCCGACAAAGGCAAAGATCAGAAACGCGCCAGCGACGGCATTGGCCTCGGGGTTGGCCAGCACAAAGCCGAATGGGATCAGGGAATAGAACAGGAAATCCAGCGTGATATCGAGAAATCCGCCGCAATCGGTGATCCCCTGACGTCTGGCCACTGCGCCGTCCAACCCGTCAAAAAGGCGGTTAAGGATAATGAATACCAGCGCCCAGCCATATTGCGCCCAGGCGAGGGCGGGCAGGGCCAGCAGTCCGAGTGCAAAGCCTGCCAGGGTGATTTGGTTGGCGCTGATCCCCATTTTATCCGGCAGCGCAGACAGCGATTGCAACGGCCAGCGGATCACTTTGATGGCATAACGATCTAGCATGTGATTCTCTCAATTGATTTCATGATCTTTATTTTTCGGGTTTTGTTTTTGGATCTTGGTTTCTCGTCTATTGCATGGTTCGTTCAACTGGACTCGCGTCTGGGATCCTGCCCCACCGATTCGGTATGCCAGGGCCAGCGCAACACCTCGCCGCCGGGCGGAATGTCATCATCATCATGGGTCACCATCAGCGCCGGAATGGCCTGCTGACGGATCTGCTCAAACACAAACTGGCGAAACTCGGCGCGCAGAGCTTTATCCAGTTTACTGAACGGTTCATCAAGCAGAACTGCGCGGGGTTTCGACAGCAAGGTGCGCATCAGGCTGATCCGGGCGCGCTGACCGCCGGAGATTTCATCGGGCATCTGATTGGCCAGCGCGCCGAGCCCGATCTGATCAAGGATTGCCTGTGCTTTCGCTTTGCGGGCTGTGCCTTTGATGGTCTTGGGCAGGCCGAACGCCAGGTTTTCCCACACGTTGAGGTGCGGAAACAGCAAGTCATCTTGAAACAGAATGCCGATCCGGCGCTGATCCGGTGCCAGAGGCAACATGTTCTCGCCATGGAGTTCAATGTTACCTGAGAGCTGGAAATACGGGCTTAAATGGCCGGCAACGGCACTGAGTAGGGTTGATTTCCCACAGCCGCTCGGACCCATCAGGGTTAAGATTTCGCCGGGCGCGACCTGAAAGGTGAGCGGCGGAAACATCGCCTGCTCCCGGTTATTTATAGTGAGGTTTTCCACAGATAAGGTCATCCGTGCTTTCTCTCCGTTGTTGCAGGTTGGTCCGGCGGAATCGGGCGCTGAAGCGACTGGCCGCCATGGCTAAAGTAAAGAAAATGAGGGGCAGTACGCCCTGGATCAGGCCGTAAACGGCACTGACCCGACGGTCCTGTCCGCTCGCCAGCGTTACGGCCTCGGTGGTCACCGTTGAGATCCGTCCGGCACCGAGCATCTGGGTTGGCAGGTATTGGGCCAGGCTGACGCTGATCCCGACCGCGAGACCGAGCCAGATTGCCGGCAGTAGTAACGGGCATTTAACCTGCCACCAGGTTTGCCAGCCGTTCAGGCCCAGACCACGGGCTGTCTGATCGAGGCGAATGTCGTAATGCCGCCACGGGCCGTCCAGCGCCAGGTACAGGTACGGGAAGACGAACAGCAGATGGCTCCAGCAGACCCAGAGCCAGTACCACTGGCCGGGGATCCAGTAGGTGGTGATCTGAATGCCGAATAACAGTGACAGTTGCGGGATCACCATCGGCAGGGCAATCAGCCAGCCGGGCAGGCCGCGCTGATACTTCTGTCGGTATTCCAGACAGGCGATCGCCAGTACCAATGCGCCCAGGCTGCTGATCAGGGCCAGGGTGACGCTGCTGGTCGCCAGCTCAATCAACGAGGCGGATTCCTGTTGCCAGAACCGGCCACTGTAGCGGCTTGGCAGCAGATCCGGAAAGCGCCAGCGCTGGGCGACCGACCAGATCATCAATACCGGGACCACGATCAGCGGGATCGCAATAAAGGGCAATGCGATCGGCCAAAAGCGCTGTCCGGTTAACTGTGACCGGGTTCGCCCCGTTTCGGGATTGAGGGCAGGACCACTGAGCTGCCAGCGTCGGTCGTAATGTAAGCTCAGCCATTCTGTCGCGCGCAGCATCCCAAGTGTCAGCATGGCAATTGTCAGCAGGAGCAGGGCACCGACTGCCGCGCGCGGCAGCAGGGTTAAATCTGGTTCGTTAAACCATTGCCACACCAGCACAGCTAACGTGGGTGGCCGGGTGGGACCGAGGATCAGCGCAACATCAACCACGGATAACCCGTAGGCGGTGACAGCAAAAATCGGCAGCCGCATCCCGGGCAGCCATTGCGGCAGGATCACCTTGATCCAGCTTTCGTGTCGGCTGTAACCCAGCCCGGCGGACACGGCCAGGAGCCGGCTGATCTGGATTTGCTGCAACACGGCAATACTCATCAGCAGCAGAAATGGGGTTTCCTTGACGGCCAGAGCCACCATCAGGCCAAGACCGTATGGGTCCTGGATCAGGCTAAACCAACCGTCGGTGTTGAACCCGGAAAATTCCAGCAGGCGGAACAACCAGCCGGTTGGAGAAAAGGTAAAGGCAAAGCCGATGGCAAAGGCAACATGGGGCATCGCCAGCATGGGTGACAAGGTGTGTTCTAAGAACTGCCAGCGGCGACTGCCCCAGTAGCGTTTCAGGATCACAAAGCAAAACACGGCTGCCAGCAGGGTGCTGCCCAGGCCGGTGAACAGGGTGAGGCCGATTGCGGCACTTAGCCCCGGCCAGTGCAGGACGCTGGAAAATGCCTGAAGATTCGGGGTGGTCATGCCCAATGCGGGCAGCCAGGAAAAAGCCGGGATCAGGATCCCCAAGACCCCGGGGACGAATGGCAGGGCACACAGAAACAAGGTGAGTAAATACAACAAGCGAATCATCATATATCAGTATGGCAGGGAGCAAGATTGGCCTTGCTCTCTGCCATGTTTTCCTTCTTGGTGATCAGCTGCCGTAGCGTTTTTGCCATTCGAGTTCCAGCGCGGTTAACCAGCTCGGGTGCGGTTCCGGAATGGACTTGAACAGGGAAAACCCTTGCGAACCACCCGTTGCCAGCGCATCGGCTTTAAGTACGGACGGATCGCCCCAGATCTTGGCATCAGCCTTACGCAGCTGGGCTTGCGGGCTCATCAGGAAATTGATCGCCACCAGAGCGCCTTCTTTGGCGCTGGCATTCCAGGGAATGGCCAGAAAGTGGATATTCGACAGGGCACCTTGCTGGAAAGCATAGGTCTGGGCAGATTCAGCCAGATTACCATTGGCGATGGCGGCGTTGGCGGCATTGGGATTAAAGGTGATGGCCAGCAGTAATTGCCGATCATCCAGCAACTGAATTGATTCGCTGGTGCCAGACGGGAACTGTTTTCCCTGTTGCCAGGCAACCGGGTGGAGCTGGTCCAGATACTGCCATAGCGGTGCCGTGATCCGATCGAACTTGGTGCGCTCCGACTTCGGGTCTATGGGCTGGTACAGGGCAGCTTTGTCTGCGGTCAGCTCCAGCAGGGCGGCTTTGAGAAAGCTGCTGCCGTGAAACTCCGGCGGTTGCGGGTAGCTGACTTTGCCGGGATAGGCCTTGGCGAGGCTCAGGAGCTCAGCAAAGTTCTGCGGCGGATTGTTCAGGGTCAGTTTGTCATGAATAAACACCAACTGGCCGACGCCCCACGGCGCTTCCAGGCCATCGGTGGATTCGGTAAAATCTTCACTGACCGGCAGGGATTTGTCGACCAGCGACCAGTTCGGCAGCGCCTGGGTAAAGGGTCCGTACAACAGGTTGTTTTCTTTCATCGAACGGAAGTTTTCACCGTTGATCCACACCAGATCGACACTGCCGTCCTGATTTTTTCCTGCCGTTTTTTCCGCCAGCAGGCGCTGTGCGGTTTCGGCAATATCGGCCACTTTGACATGCTTGAGGCTGACGCCGTACTGGCTTTGCAACTGGCGATCCGTCCAGCGCAGGTAATCGTTGATTTCCTGGCTGCCACCCCACGCATTGAAGTAAACGGTTTGCCCTCGGGCTTTGTCGACCGTTTGCTGCCACTGTTCGGCAGAGAGGGGCGCTTGGTTACTGGCGCTCGCAAATCCGGCGACCAATGACAGGGCGAACCCGGCGAGTAATTTTTTCATGAAATTAGCTGTCCCTTTCTTGTTTGAATTGGGT
Above is a window of Photobacterium sp. TY1-4 DNA encoding:
- the fdhD gene encoding formate dehydrogenase accessory sulfurtransferase FdhD, producing the protein MNDPVLQRSEAYDINTAPPLPDLFCYQALGEEQAVGHFALASESALSISYNGINQAVMMVTPGNLEDFVRGFSLSTGMVHSFREIYDIEITAACESHHAAVEISNRAFWAMKQNRRQLAGTSGCGICGVEALEQALPQLEPLQPAPLPRTSSLEGLRERIRLAQVAARQSGALHAALYANPAGEIILCREDIGRHNALDKLIGAMATDEIDPRDGFAVMTSRCSLELIHKAVRARIGTLVTLSAPTALTVQWARRNHLNLIHFPKHSPARCYSPAP
- a CDS encoding LysR family transcriptional regulator, producing the protein MDIKQLKYLIALDQTRHFGQAAALCHITQPTLSMRIRNLEDELDLVLIERGQRFEGFTEAGERILAWARTVLAAHDGLQAEAANCRGQLVGSLRLGMVPLASQNPMQLLKPLSQRFPELRYQLSSMTSEQVIDGLNRNQLDLGLCYLEQVDTTHFDVIKLSATSMGLLHDVRHFDFSEPELTWDQLDQIPLGLLTKGMYYRQSIDLSFSSKGLVPQIVLEGDSTFQLIQAVSAGICCAVMPLRSGLEDLNDHLRIVPIRGADVQSPIGLLMRRTAPRSALAEQCFAEAKTIFATGAMPSPA
- a CDS encoding FdhF/YdeP family oxidoreductase — encoded protein: MSQKEHIRDYKAPAGGWGALKSVTKSWLGSENAFRNLRIMLKTNQNGGFDCPGCAWGESPEDGMVKFCENGAKAVNWEATSRRVDPDFFATYSVSDLKQQTDYWLEYQGRLTHPMRYDATTDRYVETSWEDAFALIAKHLNDLDSPDQAEFYTSGRASNEAAYLYQLFVRAFGTNNFPDCSNMCHEASAIAMFDTIGVGKGTVVFQDLEEADAIFVIGQNPGTNHPRMLDPLREAVKRGAQVICLNPLKERGLERFQNPQLPIEMLRNGSEPTNTAYFRPALGGDMAVFRGMAKFLLNWDREAQKNGEPAVFDHAFIQEHTSGLDDYLNTVDATSWAHIVEQSGLTIEEIEVLARMYRRADKVVMCWAMGLTQHRHSVPIIQEIVNLQLLRGNVGKAGAGLSPVRGHSNVQGDRTMGINENPSEAFLNALEKRFQFQVPRMHGHNTVQAIQAMEEKRAKVFIGLGGNFAQATPDTSRTHGALSNCELTVHIATKLNRSHLVTGREALILPCLGRTEIDQQAEGPQGVTVEDTFSMVHISYGQLKPRSPHLRSEPAILAGIAKATLGDHPISWEWAVADYSRIRDLIADTIVGFTDFNEKLKHPGGFYLGNAAAKRVWHTPSGKAQFSATTLPEQLVNEGVLAKGERPDLILQTMRSHDQYNTTLYGLDDRYRGVFGLREVVFANEADIRRLGFEPGEKVDLVSLWDDGRERRVSDFVLVAYDIPAGQAAAYYPETNPLVPLESYGDRTFTPTSKFIAIKLEKAKPSMMIPTQQS
- a CDS encoding CDP-alcohol phosphatidyltransferase family protein, coding for MLDRYAIKVIRWPLQSLSALPDKMGISANQITLAGFALGLLALPALAWAQYGWALVFIILNRLFDGLDGAVARRQGITDCGGFLDITLDFLFYSLIPFGFVLANPEANAVAGAFLIFAFVGTGSSFLAFAVMASKRNLESPVYQQKSLYYIGGLTEGTETIACFVLCCLLPQYFALIAWVFGTLCWITTTTRIWAGYQTLKAQP
- a CDS encoding ATP-binding cassette domain-containing protein, producing MTLSVENLTINNREQAMFPPLTFQVAPGEILTLMGPSGCGKSTLLSAVAGHLSPYFQLSGNIELHGENMLPLAPDQRRIGILFQDDLLFPHLNVWENLAFGLPKTIKGTARKAKAQAILDQIGLGALANQMPDEISGGQRARISLMRTLLSKPRAVLLDEPFSKLDKALRAEFRQFVFEQIRQQAIPALMVTHDDDDIPPGGEVLRWPWHTESVGQDPRRESS
- a CDS encoding ABC transporter permease, with protein sequence MIRLLYLLTLFLCALPFVPGVLGILIPAFSWLPALGMTTPNLQAFSSVLHWPGLSAAIGLTLFTGLGSTLLAAVFCFVILKRYWGSRRWQFLEHTLSPMLAMPHVAFAIGFAFTFSPTGWLFRLLEFSGFNTDGWFSLIQDPYGLGLMVALAVKETPFLLLMSIAVLQQIQISRLLAVSAGLGYSRHESWIKVILPQWLPGMRLPIFAVTAYGLSVVDVALILGPTRPPTLAVLVWQWFNEPDLTLLPRAAVGALLLLTIAMLTLGMLRATEWLSLHYDRRWQLSGPALNPETGRTRSQLTGQRFWPIALPFIAIPLIVVPVLMIWSVAQRWRFPDLLPSRYSGRFWQQESASLIELATSSVTLALISSLGALVLAIACLEYRQKYQRGLPGWLIALPMVIPQLSLLFGIQITTYWIPGQWYWLWVCWSHLLFVFPYLYLALDGPWRHYDIRLDQTARGLGLNGWQTWWQVKCPLLLPAIWLGLAVGISVSLAQYLPTQMLGAGRISTVTTEAVTLASGQDRRVSAVYGLIQGVLPLIFFTLAMAASRFSARFRRTNLQQRRESTDDLICGKPHYK
- a CDS encoding ABC transporter substrate-binding protein; translated protein: MKKLLAGFALSLVAGFASASNQAPLSAEQWQQTVDKARGQTVYFNAWGGSQEINDYLRWTDRQLQSQYGVSLKHVKVADIAETAQRLLAEKTAGKNQDGSVDLVWINGENFRSMKENNLLYGPFTQALPNWSLVDKSLPVSEDFTESTDGLEAPWGVGQLVFIHDKLTLNNPPQNFAELLSLAKAYPGKVSYPQPPEFHGSSFLKAALLELTADKAALYQPIDPKSERTKFDRITAPLWQYLDQLHPVAWQQGKQFPSGTSESIQLLDDRQLLLAITFNPNAANAAIANGNLAESAQTYAFQQGALSNIHFLAIPWNASAKEGALVAINFLMSPQAQLRKADAKIWGDPSVLKADALATGGSQGFSLFKSIPEPHPSWLTALELEWQKRYGS